The window AATTTTTTGAAGGTAAAAAATCATAGTCAACTGGTTTAAGTATATCTTTCATTTTATCTTCAACTATTTTTAGTATATCCCCTGCTCTTCCCCTACCACCAAGTTGGATAAGTGCGTTCAGAATAGGTATTCTAAATACCGAGTTCGGAGTTTTTTCTCCTCTCGGTATTCTTGTATATTTTCCTTTAAAACTTTTCTCTTCCATCCCCATAGACAACATCATTTCTTTAACAGGGGTTTCATAGTCATTTTCCTCTATAATATCTTCTCCACCTTTTTGTTCTGGACTTACCATATTTAAACCAAGAATTCTCCTTAAAACTGTATTTGGTGTATCTTCAAATGGCTTGGCTATCTTTTGTAATGCTTGATAAACCTCTTCATCAATTTCAATC is drawn from bacterium and contains these coding sequences:
- a CDS encoding winged helix-turn-helix domain-containing protein — its product is MKQIEIDEEVYQALQKIAKPFEDTPNTVLRRILGLNMVSPEQKGGEDIIEENDYETPVKEMMLSMGMEEKSFKGKYTRIPRGEKTPNSVFRIPILNALIQLGGRGRAGDILKIVEDKMKDILKPVDYDFLPSKNSVRWENTARWERFTMVKEGLLSSDSPQGVWEITEKGREYLERVKNK